A single Cyclopterus lumpus isolate fCycLum1 chromosome 15, fCycLum1.pri, whole genome shotgun sequence DNA region contains:
- the il22ra2 gene encoding interleukin-22 receptor subunit alpha-2 isoform X1, translating into MTDLLLGAVLLGNLCVRVTAQVPVMLAPPTQVRFDSVDYKNIVNWTPPTNRSSLQFYVQWKIYGEPQWLDVDGCQGIKKPQCDLSVVTSDPREWYYARVHASSLPSSKSAWALSPRFSPRWDTKISSPVLRLNLTEQGIVVRVKPPRQMVRKMHSILHYEIYLLHPSGQEEAFRLNCCSNKLTLKKLTHKDKYCLQAQTLIPLQAKSSARSPVKCVTTL; encoded by the exons ATGACTGATCTGCTGCTCGGAGCCGTGCTGCTGGGGAACCTGTGTGTCCGCGTCACCGCTCAAG TTCCAGTGATGCTCGCTCCACCCACCCAGGTGAGGTTTGACTCTGTGGACTATAAAAACATTGTGAACTGGACTCCACCAACCAACAGAAGCTCACTGCAGTTCTACGTCCAGTGGAAGAT TTATGGCGAGCCTCAGTGGTTGGACGTGGACGGCTGTCAGGGGATCAAGAAGCCGCAGTGTGACCTCAGTGTCGTGACCTCCGACCCCAGAGAGTGGTATTACGCCAGAGTGCACGCTTCCTCCCTGCCCTCCAGCAAATCAGCCTGGGCCCTCTCCCCGAGGTTCAGCCCGCGCTGGGACA CCAAAATCAGCTCTCCTGTGTTGAGGCTGAACCTCACGGAGCAAGGGATTGTGGTCCGCGTGAAGCCCCCCAGGCAGATGGTCCGTAAGATGCACAGCATTCTGCACTACGAGAtctacctgcttcaccccaGTGGACAGGAG gagGCGTTTAGGCTGAACTGCTGCTCCAACAAGCTCACTCTGAAGAAGCTGACCCACAAGGACAAATACTGCCTGCAAGCCCAGACCCTGATCCCCCTGCAGGCCAAGAGCAGCGCGCGCAGCCCCGTCAAATGTGTCACTACGCTCTGA
- the il22ra2 gene encoding interleukin-22 receptor subunit alpha-2 isoform X2: MLAPPTQVRFDSVDYKNIVNWTPPTNRSSLQFYVQWKIYGEPQWLDVDGCQGIKKPQCDLSVVTSDPREWYYARVHASSLPSSKSAWALSPRFSPRWDTKISSPVLRLNLTEQGIVVRVKPPRQMVRKMHSILHYEIYLLHPSGQEEAFRLNCCSNKLTLKKLTHKDKYCLQAQTLIPLQAKSSARSPVKCVTTL, encoded by the exons ATGCTCGCTCCACCCACCCAGGTGAGGTTTGACTCTGTGGACTATAAAAACATTGTGAACTGGACTCCACCAACCAACAGAAGCTCACTGCAGTTCTACGTCCAGTGGAAGAT TTATGGCGAGCCTCAGTGGTTGGACGTGGACGGCTGTCAGGGGATCAAGAAGCCGCAGTGTGACCTCAGTGTCGTGACCTCCGACCCCAGAGAGTGGTATTACGCCAGAGTGCACGCTTCCTCCCTGCCCTCCAGCAAATCAGCCTGGGCCCTCTCCCCGAGGTTCAGCCCGCGCTGGGACA CCAAAATCAGCTCTCCTGTGTTGAGGCTGAACCTCACGGAGCAAGGGATTGTGGTCCGCGTGAAGCCCCCCAGGCAGATGGTCCGTAAGATGCACAGCATTCTGCACTACGAGAtctacctgcttcaccccaGTGGACAGGAG gagGCGTTTAGGCTGAACTGCTGCTCCAACAAGCTCACTCTGAAGAAGCTGACCCACAAGGACAAATACTGCCTGCAAGCCCAGACCCTGATCCCCCTGCAGGCCAAGAGCAGCGCGCGCAGCCCCGTCAAATGTGTCACTACGCTCTGA